A single Microbacterium protaetiae DNA region contains:
- a CDS encoding Fur family transcriptional regulator yields MAQRNTWQRERVREALTDARGFVSAQTLHATLRGENTGIGLATVYRALADMASAGDADSLQSPEGESLYRACTSHGHHHHLICRSCGLTIEIAGKGVEEWARTAAAAHGFTEAEHVVDIFGLCRECTATHAEAAGPGEH; encoded by the coding sequence ATGGCCCAGCGGAACACCTGGCAGCGCGAACGCGTGCGCGAGGCGCTCACCGACGCACGGGGGTTCGTCAGCGCGCAGACCCTGCACGCGACCCTGCGCGGGGAGAACACCGGCATCGGGCTGGCCACCGTGTATCGGGCGCTGGCCGACATGGCCTCGGCCGGCGACGCCGACTCGCTGCAGAGCCCCGAGGGCGAGAGCCTGTACCGCGCGTGCACGAGTCACGGTCACCACCACCACTTGATCTGCCGTTCGTGCGGACTGACCATCGAGATCGCCGGCAAGGGCGTCGAGGAATGGGCCCGCACCGCCGCTGCCGCACACGGCTTCACCGAGGCCGAGCACGTCGTCGACATCTTCGGACTGTGCCGGGAGTGCACCGCGACGCACGCCGAAGCGGCCGGGCCGGGCGAACACTGA
- a CDS encoding permease, whose product MTRTQAPASTPPTARLSATPATRRTVAIGLGIGAIAALFALAALVPGFMPELPTRAQNGLTLALSVLIESLPFVVLGVVLSIVVQVWIPAGAIERWMPRRAWARRAVLSLLGMVIPVCECGNVPFARGLMMRGFSVPETLTFLVAAPIVNPIVIITTHQAFGFGDGILIARLVGGYLIANLIGWIYSRHPDPDALVTERFRDACELAADEPGGRWRRSLAQLVVELRAVMPALVVGSAVAGAVQVLVPRDALLAIGSNPVFSIVAMVLLAMIVSICSNVDSFFALSFASTFTPGSIVAFLLVGPLVDVKMLALLRTTFTTKVLVGMVATVLLAAFAIAVGVNLVA is encoded by the coding sequence GTGACACGTACGCAGGCCCCGGCATCCACCCCGCCGACGGCCCGGCTGTCGGCCACACCGGCGACCCGGCGCACCGTCGCGATCGGGCTCGGCATCGGCGCCATCGCCGCGCTGTTCGCCCTGGCCGCGCTCGTTCCCGGCTTCATGCCCGAGTTGCCCACCCGCGCGCAAAACGGCCTGACCCTTGCTCTCAGCGTGCTGATCGAGTCGCTGCCGTTCGTCGTGCTCGGGGTGGTGCTCTCGATCGTCGTGCAGGTGTGGATCCCGGCGGGGGCGATCGAGCGATGGATGCCGCGCCGCGCCTGGGCGCGCCGGGCGGTGCTGTCGCTGCTGGGCATGGTGATCCCGGTGTGCGAGTGCGGCAACGTGCCCTTCGCGCGCGGCCTGATGATGCGCGGGTTCAGCGTGCCCGAGACGCTGACGTTCCTGGTGGCAGCCCCGATCGTGAATCCCATCGTGATCATCACGACCCACCAGGCGTTCGGGTTCGGCGACGGCATCCTCATCGCGCGTCTTGTCGGCGGGTACCTCATCGCCAACCTCATCGGATGGATCTACAGCCGGCATCCCGACCCCGACGCGCTGGTGACCGAGCGGTTCCGCGACGCGTGCGAACTCGCCGCCGACGAACCCGGCGGCCGGTGGCGTCGCAGTCTCGCGCAACTCGTCGTCGAACTTCGGGCCGTGATGCCCGCGCTCGTGGTGGGATCGGCGGTCGCCGGGGCCGTGCAGGTGCTGGTGCCGCGCGACGCGCTGCTGGCGATCGGATCCAATCCGGTGTTCTCGATCGTCGCAATGGTGCTGCTGGCGATGATCGTGTCGATCTGCTCGAACGTCGACTCGTTCTTCGCGCTGTCGTTCGCCTCGACCTTCACGCCCGGCTCGATCGTCGCTTTTCTGCTGGTCGGGCCCCTCGTCGACGTGAAGATGCTGGCGCTGCTGCGCACCACTTTCACCACGAAGGTGCTCGTCGGCATGGTCGCAACCGTCTTGCTGGCGGCCTTCGCCATAGCGGTGGGGGTGAACCTTGTCGCGTAG